A window of Ictalurus punctatus breed USDA103 chromosome 21, Coco_2.0, whole genome shotgun sequence genomic DNA:
GTTATAGCGCACGGAGaactataaatgtgaaataaacggGATTGTACTGTACAGCTAAAGAGACGGTGATGGGAACAGTGCTGCAGGACAGGACTCGACACAATGACCACTATCATCTCCCAACATGTAATAACCGAGCAAAGAGGAAAGCTTCAGGATCCGCCTCAAGGTAAGATccatttgtctttttattttttttgtacttcgGTTATTCCTTCAGGTACAGCCTGGTTTCGCGCGTGCCATCCCGACTCTGTTTCATCCATCTGAGTTCTGTTTATTAGTCAAGTCAGatgtttttatgattattataattattgttattgttctcCATATAGAGTTGCAATCAAacttattcaacccccattgcaaaacaggtttattgtcaatatttacagactttcacctgtttacaatgaacaaataaaagaaaagcaattgaaataattcaacacaacgaatgcttcaagtggtttacATGGGATGATAGACACTTAGGAATGTAAATACTCAGGAAGATAAATACACAGGATGATAAATGCTCAGGAGAAAAATACTCGGGATAATACATACTCAGGGCAATAAATACTCAggataataaatacacaggacgaTAAATACTCAGGACAATACTCTTGCCAATTAATAggcaggacaataaatactaAGGACAATACTTGGGAGGATCAAtatactccagtttcctctcccagtccaaagacatacatggtaggctgattggcatctccaaagtgtccgtagtgtatgaatgggtgtgtgaatgtgtgtgtgaatgtgtgtgtgattgtgccctgcgatggattggcactctgtccagggtgtaccccgccttgagcccgatgctccctgggataggctccaggtttccccgtgactctgaaggaaggataagcggatAGATACTTAAGACTGTAAATACTCAGGACAAAAATACTCAGGATGATAAGTACTcaggacaataaatactcaGGGCAATAAATACTCAGGACAATAAATAGTCAGAACAAATACTCAGAACAGAAAATACATGGGGTCTTAATTagtcaattattattataatgcaaTATATTATTACAACACAGACTCCTGTAATCACtgcatgttgttttattaacaGTCGGaggaaccctaaccctaatgtgCCTCAAAATGCAGAAAAAGACCAAGAAAAAGATTCTTTGGCCATGGGGAATGTAAGTAGCCTACTGTACACTGCATAAACATTAGGGAGCTTGTAGTTTACATTTTCTACATGTCACAGTGACCCAAgggggaatatatatatataaaatgtattaaaaaaatatataaaaatatggtAAATTCAGATATATTGGGGAAGTCTTTTAACACAGTTGACAATGTACATGAGAAGGAAAAAGGTTTTCAATTTTAATGACAGTGGTCATTTGGGATCAAATggcaaaaatgtttatttatttctagctTATATATTTATGGTATAaataacatactgtacatatttactGCATAAAGTGCcaccaaaatataaacatgccctgtgatggactgctatcccatccagggtgtattcccacctcacacccggTGTTCCCAAGATAGACCCCGGATCTGCAGgactaaatgaagaaaaaataaacaacagtgacGGATAAAACTGCAGGAAACTATTAACTGTttaacattaattattaatctAAGCAGATGTTTGTAAATGGAAATACATAATGTGACTATTTGGACATAAGCGTCTCtataatttaacatttaataaataaaaaaaacacattctgaTATTTTATCTGGAATATGAAtcatgagaaagagaaatgaattTATTATAGGTTGTTGAAGTAGTTGGTGGATTCTAGTTAGGCCAGAAATGGTCAAAAATCCAAAAACTGATAATTGAAAGCAAAAGAATCACTATTTGGCAGTGCTGCATGACCTGTTACCTTTCTCACACAAGTTCTTTAATTTGTCATTTATATCTGCAGTTATtaatatccccccccccccccccccccccccccccctttaggGATTACATGCACGAGAGATGAAGACAATATCTACATCTGTGGTTATGTGAGATTTTTAATTATgttaaatgatcatttattaCTATATTCAGTGTTTTAGTGTTCAAATATTAGAGCAAAATTTTGTTCTTTAGTCATCCAAGAGAGCTCCTGATCAAGTCAAAGCACAAGGTGTCTTCCATAAAAAATCATTCGCTGGAAAGACGCTACAGACAGAACCCACGGCAAAGCAATGAAAAAGACACAATGCTCTCCCGCTTGGCTCCTGTCCCTGCACCCAGACACGAGTCGACTGTACGAGTGACACATGAGGTCACGGACAGCGGCAGCGACCTTTCAGACATGGAGAGACTCCCAGAGCCTGCGTCCGCCACCAATCCTCCACTGCTTCACCTACGAGAAGAAGTCATCGATCCCTCTGACTTCCAACCTTCACGTGCTCCGTCTAGGTCACACGGCGTCTCCCATGACAGCTACCCTGACTTCTTGCCTCCGCCTTTTAACTCCTGGAGTCTCCGAGAGCTGGCAGTGTATTTAAACACGGATGGTAAAAATGTCCCTCGCTCAAGACCTGTCAACCAGTTCGAGAGATACTTGGACCGACTTCTGCAGCTAGAATGGCGGCAAATCATGACGCTGCACGAGGAGAGCAGCAAGTCCGTGTGGACTGTACGGCGTAGAACGCATTCCAGCCTCAGTGCCCCAAAAAGCATCCTGCAGTGTCAGCGTGCCTTCCCCTTCACCTTACTGTCTTCTGTCCATCCACAAAGCTGTAACCATTACTCTGTCTCCGTATGCACGTACCCTCACCACTCACATCCGCTGACAGAAAAAAGTGGACTTTCTAGGAGGAGCAGCAGTGAGACTCGGGTTCATCGTCTTAACAGACTCAGCGATTCTTCTTTGGACCATCTGAAACGCATGCAGGCCATTGGAAACATCCGGAACCCGCCAACACACAATCCTAACATTAACGTTCCTTCAGCTGTAGATCCTCCGAGGAGAAAGAGTTCAGGGGGAAGGAGCCGGTCCTGTGGGGACGAGAGCAAAGATGGTTGTAGAAGAACAAAACCTGAGACAAGAACAGAAACTCACCATGTAACAGACTCAAAATCAGTAGGTGTGACTGGATCTGAGAAAGAACCAGTCATTGGAAAGCTCGCTGAGAAACACAAGCATGTCAGGTTTGTTTTTCAGGAACAAGAAATGACACGAACATTCTCATCCAAACATCATTTGGATAGTTCTTCACTTCCTAAGAACCTTCTAGGAACCATCTCTGATACACAATAATCATTCCAACAGTTTAATATGGAGATATAAAAACCAGCAACTGAACTAAAACCCTTAAACTAAGGTTCTCCAGCTTTCCCCATTTTGGGGAAACTTTAAAGATTCTAAGAAACCGAATGTTTGACTCTTTTCCAAACTAGAACCATATTAAGAAGCTAAAAATCTCTAACTATACAAAGAACCTCACGAAGAACCCCCAGAGGAACCTGTTCTAAGAGTACAggattcaaatatatatataaaaaagaatgtacagtatttctgtCTATAATTGGCAAGTTATGGAAGCTAATGTCTTTACATAAATGGTATTCTACTCTCATACAGAAGATTTCTCAAAAGTTCTATGGTTGGTTAATGGTTCTCCGCTTCATAAATGGGTTATGGAACCTGTCAAATCAGAAAATCCTTTGTTAGCGCTTTCGACATACAACCTACATTTTAAAGGTTTCCCCTTGAGGGACAAAAATGCTTTAAGGTTCTAGCTTATTGAAGATTACCTGAAGAAATCAAGAATACTACTGTTTGTAATTTACTTTACTGTTATTTTAAGTCTCATTCATTTTCCAgacatatttacttatttctttctttctctctctctctctctctctctctctctctctctctctctctctctctctctctctgtttaaaaatacacttaattttgtttattttattttattatttaagttaAAGTTAAATCAGTATTCAAGAGTACACACAGCATTCTACACACTCCAATTGCATACAAATTGCATTTAcagaattttgtttaaaaaacccagttttttttattgatataattttgtttattggtATAATTTACCAAAGTATCTTTAAGCATTTTGTAGTTGTTGCTCTGTTTACCTACAGTCAGTGCATGTTTACCCTGCttcatttattccttttttaaaattgtttatattttctgtATCATTTAGtatgcatttattattactttagaatatgtaaatattgtttaaatatatCTAGGTTATTGTCTTCCATTATTTGAATCATTCTGATATTTCACTTATTTTTGAGGAGGTCGGAAATAATTTGTTATGGGGTGCAACTATCAAAGTTTTCagcaatatttattatttaaaatcctctctatttaaatattgaaaatattttttctataaGAACTCTAAACAGTCCAATAAGTCACTTTATCTTACTTAGAACACTGTATCTGAATCTCAACACAAGaacaaatgtaatttattcatttatttattattgctgcatgttgttgttaattatggttattttattaaaattacagTATAACCGTTTGTGTCTTTTGGAATtgctttacaaaaataaaattgagtATATGATATTTATCATGAGATCTAAATAGCTACCTCAGTTAAAGAACTAATGTAAACACATCTTCATAGCCACTGCCCAAAAGTAAGCTATCCTGTttttaattaagaaataaaacagtccATATTgtgatgttattggaaaataatcaatgataatgaagcagagttactattaccaccctgatgttgattattttcctgtaacagcatgtcacaaaatgttttattcctctcatagtctatattcgtttatttattgcgACATCATTATGTATTGCAGTACAGTATAACATTAAcgcacaggttcccaaccctggtcctgcgCATTTTAGTGTTGTCTCTGTTCTAACACTCAACTAATCAGCTCATTAAATGAATAGTACTATTTTCTGTGTTAAAGCAGAGAAAATAGTAAAACTCCGGGACAAGGAGTACTCCAAGACCGGGAACCTGAGGATTACCCATATTACTATATTAGATGTGGTTATCGCGGTATACCGGTTTATCGTCAGACTCGTGTTAGTGCGTTGCAATATATAACAGCAACCAGTGACCTCTAGTGGCGGGTCCTGATGCTGCAGCCAGGTTTAGATCATCAACAGTAACTTAAACATACGGTTTTAAATCCATTTCATATctgaatgggtttttttttttttttttttttttttttttttttttaaagagctttGTGTCTCTACCGGGTGTCCAGCATCatcggagaaaaaaaaaatcagcaaaacaaaaagagtTTATTTACTATACTTGCTTAATATGTCCACCATTTTCAATCAGTACACAAATTTCTATGAGTCGAATTATTTAGATTCGTTATTCCTTGCTCATCGTggtctgaaataaataaatattaatatacattaatTCTATGATGCTGTACTTATGATGCATCCTACTTACACTTTATACTACTTACCTAAACGGACCCCCTGAAAATTAGGCGGAACTCATTTGAACAAATGTCGTGTTTCCCTGTACAAGGCGGACTTATTTTGCAGGGCGCAAACTCTTCATGTAGGAACAGCACGATGGATTCCCAGAGAGTGATGGATTATCTGACTGAGGTAGAAGTCGCTGCTGAAGATGTGCTCGCTGACAAACAGCAGGTATGAGCCGTAGTGCGAATATTCATTCTGATTTTGAGTCTAGAAGCTAAACTAGCTATCATCCACTAACTGCAGATTGTAGACCTGGACGCAAGAAGAAACAGAAACCGAGAGGCGATGAATGCTCTGAGGAACAACGCTTCTGATAACGGTAACTGTACGAAACAGTAAGATTTTAAAACGTCTGgttatgttttatataaaagtcTTCATTTGTTGTATAACGTTGTTTTCTTCCATTGTCCTTGTATAACATAGCATAATACCTAACAATATAACATGACGTAACGTAATATAACATAACAACATAACAATAGTTATGTTCAAATTAATTCATCATTTTAGGTTGTTACATTctggtttcattaaaaaaaaaaaaaactttaagtaAAACAAAATTGTACGTCAGAGTTAtatcaggaataaaacatgatgattGTTGTTACGGAAAAATAATCAGCtaatgaagcagagttacagtGGCCATCCCAAAGTGGCTTactttcctaaaacagcacatcctgaagcatttattcctcttgtaccacaccAATTTTCAGCGACTctgcgatttaaaaaaaaaaaaaaaaaaaaaaattcatttatgaCCAACgcatcaatttattattattttttttttatctgtttatggttacatttaatgttgtggaacgccATGAAAGTTGTTTCCTGTTGTCATTTacaactataaacagttgctCCCTCATCGTCTtgttctctttcttgaaataaattaaataataataaatttaaaaaaccatCCGGGTATCTCTGGATACTCATCCTATGAATTGGGACAAACTAATTGTAAGCTCGGACACTATTTAGGACGAATAGTAGGCGAATTGAGAAGCAGCgttactgttacaaagtgaaagtggagactccttccataagtgttCAATTAAATGTCTTCTCCCGGAAAACTTCAAAATATGTATTAGTGATTACATGACTTGTCTCCTTTTTTGTTTAGGTTATAATAAGcgtattaatatataaaacacagttttgcagctgcactactgtcagatctgctgttatagaaaatgaatcaacactttctgaccaatcagaagctaAATttagcagcgctgtggtataaatcatTTTATCCATTTGCAGGCAATTTCAGCATTCTCATTTGTATTAATTACAGACAAAGTCAAGGTTTGCTTTGGGAACATGTTCATTAAATTCCCCAAGGAGAGCACCAAATCCATGATTCAGAAAGGTAAACCATTCTCTTATAACACATCCTGCCCTGTTTCACAAAACGCTTACtcagtgtgtttattattattattattattattattattattattattattttctcctCAATAGATCAAGAGCAGCTCGAGCAGGAGATAAACGACCTCCGGAAAGGTCTCAAAGCAAAAGTAAACCGGCTCAATGACCTTCAAGGTATTCTGGTCTTACAGTGATGTTAAAAGCAATGCGCATTAATATAACATGCACAGCATCACGCCGCCTTGTTTAGGagcagctccagaattattggcacccttcaagagAATGAGTACTCATTCTAACTTTTGTTTGGCaaaatgtttgcatttttaaatagaGATACATTTGCTTAAACATTGGTCAAGTATTATTGACACCccaaaaatgaaagttttgtggTATGATAAGTTGTACTAAATTCCAGTGTGTAAAGGTTTATTGTCCTGCTGCATGCCGAAGTTCCTCCcgattcatttggatgcatttttctgtaaagtGGCAGACGGAATGTTCCTGTAAATCATACCATCATGATttatatcatcaataaagattagcgagaatgttccagaagcagccatgcaagcccaagccatgacactacctccaccatgtttcacagatgagcttgaatgttttggatcatgagcagatcctttcttctCCACACCTTGGCCTTtgcatcactttggtagaggttaatcttggttccagaacttttgtgactcgtctctgtatttcttttcgaattccaatctggctttctgattcttactgctgatgagtagtttgtatcttgtggtatggtctctatatttctattctcaaagtcttcttcgaacaatggattgtgataccttcacccctgcctctggaggttgttggtgatgtatCTAACTGGggtttttgggtttttgttcacagctctcacaatgtttctgtcatcagctgttgttgtcttccttggccaacccatttggtgtctgttgctcagtacaccaatggtttctttctttttcaggacattccaaattgtcaTATTGGCTATGCCCGATGTTTCTgcagtgcctctgattgattttccctcttgtctcagcttcaaaatggcttgcttttctcccatagacagctctctgatcttcatgttggtttatcctttttaacaacaaatgcggtcttcacaggtgaaactgaagccTAAAATCatgagtagatgttcagagctatttattgtttaaacagtcaaactaacaggacacacctgggtaacaagaaacacctgtcagtcatatgttccaatattttttctcACCTACAAAATGTGCTCTGTTCTacatgtcgtttaacacatctacatataaataacaggaagtaaaagctgaaattctaaacacaaattcttctcatattcatattttgatttcaaacccaaataaaaaaataaaataaataaaacccccaCAAGaagtgaattggccttgctgttccaagaGTTTTGGACAGGACTATAAATGCTCTTATACGAAAGATTTAGAAATAGACTTCTCCACACCCAGGTTGGAAAATGAAACCCGGTGCTTgtcttattcattttatttattaattttggcAGTCCCAGTAATTCTGGAGTTGGCTGTATGTCACTGGATGTACAGAATGTTTCCAAGCACATTTGTAGGAAATGTCCTAAAGTTGAGTGCGGTGTTAACTGCTCACAGATTGTTAATGATCGTTCTCAGAAATATTAGCAGTGAAAACCTTTGGTTTCTTTTGCAGGGAAGCCTGAACTCCGGGGATACAACCTGTCTCCGCTGACCGGCGATGAACTCAAGGCTATGAATAGCATCCTGAAGCGATAACATCAGCTTCGAGTTAGAGTTAAAACGTGAGGAAGAAGAGTGATGAGGGGTGGTTAGAATCGCATGAACGTGACGACAACGATTAGTGAAAATACTCGACTGCGCACTCATACACACTGCAGGGATGCTCTGAGCATATATGCAAACTATTGTTGCACAGCGTTGATAGCGTTGAGTGTGGAAGTTTGCACCCCTTCACTGGGAAACGATGACCTCAACAAGACATTGATATTTACAGACGTTCCTGAAGTCAATAAAAGGGGAAACATCTAGTGTGATATTTCTGACTGAGTTAAAAATGCgcctgttgtttgttttggatgttCTTGCAAATCCCTTTGATATATTTTTCTTCCCAAAGTTATTTTTCTTCCAGTCTTTGGCTGTGTCTTTCAACAGTGTTTTTCTTGTTATCTGTTATCACCTTCTCCAGCGCTAGGAAAGGTCAAACTGCTTGAGTTTTAGGACTTGTATGGAGTATGCGCCACATAATCGcagacaataataatagtaaaaatgtGTACTTGTCAATATTTtgaagagttttaaaaaaattatttatgagCAGACGTTATATTTCTAAAAGGAGTTCAGTGTCCGCGCTTTGTAACACTTACTctatgggaaagtcttcaggccGGATGACTTTGCAGTTTTTTagtcacatgacaagctgctttttttgtgtgtgtcttattaacatcaagacTGAGAAGTTGCTGAAGAAAAGTCagtttatagttgctataatgTATGTAATAACAGTTATCTtgtctcatggatgttccacgatgttatacagtatgtaacaaACTGCTACAAAgttcattaaaagaaaaataataatttaatccTTGAAAAAGATTGCTATgattataagaggaataaaatgcttcagggtttgctgttataggaaaatgatcaactttaaGGTGGTAATAGTAACTCCGTCATGCCATGCCGTTAGTAatttagtttcctataacaacacgacatggagtgttttattccttaattagcACAGTGTTTGAGTTGTTAGATACGGCATTATGTTTTGTAgatttaaaagtaaacaaaatagTGGTAAATTATTTCAATTACTCAACCAGAAACGAAAGAGAGGGCGCAGACTTTGCTATGTATTTGCAGTGATTTTCTGATGTAAATGTGTCAAGTCAAACTCGATGTGGTGATATTAATGTAGAGGCAGTTGTACAGCTATACAGAATCTTGATTTACTTTGGACAGGAGTGTTAATTGGGAATGAATAAAGGATGAATTATGTAAATAGTGGTATTGTACTTTTATCATATATGAATAATGTGTACCGGAGTGCATTCCGCCACCAGGGGGCAGTATACCAGCAGTGTTACACACTGGGTACGAAGGAGTTATTGTGGGTTTTTATGCTTATTTGTGGGTTTTGCTTTATCCACAAATCACCGCTTTAGGCTTTGGATGCCACAATATAATTTTATCCAGAAGGAATGTTGTGTGGTGAAGCAATAACGGGAGCAATTTAAAACCTCAAATCAACATTCTTCCTAAAATGTGTTGGAGTTGTGGATCCTGATTGAGACAATTGCTCTTCTATAGGAAAATCGTGAAGCTGGAAAATTTGATGTGGGTCAGTGTGTTGCATAAAAGCGGTCAGGATTAGTAGTAGCTTATGGAgtgggtacacacacacacacacacacacatatatatatatatatatatatatatatatatatatatatatatatatatatatataaaaaaaacataactgcTCAGCAACATGGTGGTACATTTAGTGTATTAATCATGTTGCAGTGGGGTTCTAAGGCACCTCTTACACGAAGTGGGGCAAAAAAAACCACGAGTGCCCAAAGGGCATttacaataattttttaatataaaggAGCACCCTGGAGACACAGTTTCTCTCACAAAGGAGTACCTATAAGGCATGTCATCTAGTTTATTTCCATGTAAGGGAGGCTATAGGGTACTTCATCTCATTTTATTGCATGTAGGAGAGACTGTAGGGCATCTCACCTCATTTTGTCGCATATAGGGGAGGCTATAGGGCACTTCATCTCGGTTTGTCACATGTAGGGGGGCCTTTTGGACACATCACATTTTCATGCATGCAGAAGAAGCTATATAGCATTTTATCTTATTTTGTTGCATATAGGAGAGCCTTTTGGGCACTGCATCACATTTTCCTGCATGTAGGGGTAGCTATAGTGCACTGCATCTCGTTTTCTGCACTGGAAGAGAACTCATTAGGGCACTTCATCATGTTTCCTTGCACTATAGGGCACTGCCTTACATGTTCTTTACTGCAAAGGCAGCCAGGAGGACAGTTGTTCATGTTTCCTCGCAAATATGGGCATCCTTGTTTAGAGGGCATTTCGTcacatttatttccatttataaACTTACAATTAGGGCACGTCTTCACTTTCCGCCACTGTAATTGCACCCTAGAGGACACTTTTATCAAGTTTTATCTACCCCCGGGgcgttgttgaatgtttttcgGCCATGGGCAATCCCCCCTCCCTCCAAGGCCACCAGTGCCTGGTTGCATAACATTTAATGACCTGCGAGGAATGTACATGTCCCTGTGGTTTTACTGTGTAAATTtatctgtaataaaacataaGCAAGTTACCCAGTTTATACTTTAACACTGTTCAATCCCCCAAAAGATCAACAACCATAGACTGCGAAAGGACAATGTTAATGTAATGTGGGAGTATACAGTTTATGTAAAGGCagaagtccatccatccatcttctaccgcttactccttttcagggtcgtgggggaacctggagcctatcccagggagcatctggcacaaggcaggatacaccctagacagggtgccagtccatcgcagggcacaatcacatacacactcactcacccattcatacactacggacattttagacatgccaatcagcctaccatgcatgtctttggtctgggtgaggaaaccggagtacccggaggaaacccccgaagcatagggagaacatgcaaactccgcacacacatggccccggcaggactcgaaccccggaagtgtgaggcgaacgtgctaaccactaagccactgtgcgcccgtAAAGGTAGAAGTGAATCTAATAAATTCTGAGTGTATAATGGTGTCTTTAGTGTATTGTAACAGTTATGTCTCATCATAGCATGTTTAGTATTTCCAATGGATTCCtttaagaaatataaataacagaCTGTCTGATAGTTATATAAACACTAAACCAGGTTTATCCAGATGTACACATATGAAATGACAGTTGACGCGTACAAAATGTGTTGATTGTAATATATAATTTGCTTCACCCTGTGATTACTGAAACATGTCTACAGATCATTCCAGGAAACGTATAATTGCATACCTGATGCATGAACAGTATATTTTTTCCAAACACCTCATTTCACCTCAAGGCTTAAGGCCTAATGAAGGCTCTACTCaacccattttccataccgcttaacctacacagggttgtggggagcctggagcctattccagggaactcggtgcacaaggcggggggacaccctggatggggtgccgccccatcgcaggacacaatcacacacactttcacattcacacgctatggacattttggaaatgccaatcaccctacaacccatgtctttggactgagtgAGGAtaccctgaagcatggggagaacatgcaaactccgtgcacacagggcagaggcgggattcaaaaCCCCAGTTCTGGGGCTGCGAGATAaaagggaagtggtagctcagcggttaaggccttctgatcagaaggctgtgaggtcaaatcccagcactgccaagctaccactgttgggcccttgaacaaggtccttaaccctcaactgctcagttgtatgaatGAGAGTCACTCTGGATATGTGGAAccaaaaatacatgtattttgtattataattttattaggTTTGcaacaaatgtttttgtttctgttttaatcAATTGGCTGAGGAACTCACAATTTGGAAGTTGCGTATCTGTCAGTTTCTACCATCAATTTTCATCCCTAAACCACAGCTTAAACGATAATACAAACACACTTAGCATTTTATATCAAAGTGTTCCATTATCTTTTTGTACCAAAgtggattttttaatttttttatttgagctGCACAGTAACAAATGTTGGGAAAATAGGCTTTAAGATTGTGAATGATTAGTGACCTTTGGATGGAGCTTCTGTTATATCATCCTTCTGGGTAAAATACTCTCACCCGCATCATTTCTTTAAGCAGAGAGGGATCCATGATATAATATCATCCAGGTTTGTGCAACTCTGTTTTTTTTAGCAGTGTGAGGAAAAGCAGTAGGTTGGGACAGCACCATCAACACCACACAAATCAAGACACATGGTTAGACAATTCCCTGACAGGAGAGACATTTTGAAAACAGCTGCGGTTCTGTTGATTCCAAAAAGCTGTGGATTTTCCATAATGAGGTTCCTTGGCGGTGTTTCGTTCTGGTTGGAATATGGACGGCATGCACTACACCTGACCTGAAGCTGCTGCTGAGACTGTAATGACAT
This region includes:
- the pdrg1 gene encoding p53 and DNA damage-regulated protein 1 isoform X1; translated protein: MSCFPVQGGLILQGANSSCRNSTMDSQRVMDYLTEVEVAAEDVLADKQQIVDLDARRNRNREAMNALRNNASDNGNYKVKVCFGNMFIKFPKESTKSMIQKDQEQLEQEINDLRKGLKAKVNRLNDLQGKPELRGYNLSPLTGDELKAMNSILKR
- the fam217bb gene encoding uncharacterized protein fam217bb; amino-acid sequence: MGTVLQDRTRHNDHYHLPTCNNRAKRKASGSASSRRNPNPNVPQNAEKDQEKDSLAMGNGLHAREMKTISTSVVIHPRELLIKSKHKVSSIKNHSLERRYRQNPRQSNEKDTMLSRLAPVPAPRHESTVRVTHEVTDSGSDLSDMERLPEPASATNPPLLHLREEVIDPSDFQPSRAPSRSHGVSHDSYPDFLPPPFNSWSLRELAVYLNTDGKNVPRSRPVNQFERYLDRLLQLEWRQIMTLHEESSKSVWTVRRRTHSSLSAPKSILQCQRAFPFTLLSSVHPQSCNHYSVSVCTYPHHSHPLTEKSGLSRRSSSETRVHRLNRLSDSSLDHLKRMQAIGNIRNPPTHNPNINVPSAVDPPRRKSSGGRSRSCGDESKDGCRRTKPETRTETHHVTDSKSVGVTGSEKEPVIGKLAEKHKHVRFVFQEQEMTRTFSSKHHLDSSSLPKNLLGTISDTQ
- the pdrg1 gene encoding p53 and DNA damage-regulated protein 1 isoform X2, whose protein sequence is MSCFPVQGGLILQGANSSCRNSTMDSQRVMDYLTEVEVAAEDVLADKQQIVDLDARRNRNREAMNALRNNASDNDKVKVCFGNMFIKFPKESTKSMIQKDQEQLEQEINDLRKGLKAKVNRLNDLQGKPELRGYNLSPLTGDELKAMNSILKR